Proteins from a single region of Antechinus flavipes isolate AdamAnt ecotype Samford, QLD, Australia chromosome 2, AdamAnt_v2, whole genome shotgun sequence:
- the CD74 gene encoding HLA class II histocompatibility antigen gamma chain yields the protein MEDQRDLISNHEQQPMLGGRAGGQHRSCNQGAFYTGFSVLVALLIAGQAATVYFVYQQQGRLDKLTVTSQNLQLESLKMKLPKASIPMNKLRLATPMLMREFEPENLPSMDLTKIGNNTKDQVKYLLLQSDPRRSFPELTKSFQENMKQLKNNMETKNWKNFENWMHQWLLFEMSKKPNEENVEKKTEPLQKVMTKCQLEASRVPPVHPGMFCPKCDENGNYEPLQCHGSTGLCWCVYPNGTEVPHTKSHGRHACGGPLDAEEMFSSGLGFPKQ from the exons GTCCTGTAACCAAGGAGCCTTTTATACTGGCTTCTCTGTGCTGGTGGCCCTGCTCATTGCTGGCCAAGCTGCAACTGTCTACTTTGTGTACCAGCAGCAGGGGAGATTGGACAAGCTTACGGTCACTTCCCAGAATTTACAGCTTGAGTCTCTGAAGATGAAGCTTCCTAAAG CCTCCATTCCAATGAACAAACTGCGACTGGCCACTCCCATGCTTATGAGAGAATTCGAGCCTGAGAACCTCCCATCCATG GACTTGAccaaaattggaaataatacCAAGGACCAAGTGAAGTACCTGTTACTG CAGTCTGATCCCAGAAGGTCTTTCCCTGAGTTGACCAAAAGCTTTCAGGAGAACATGAAGCAACTCAAGAACAACATGGAAACCAAGAACTGGAAG AATTTTGAGAACTGGATGCACCAGTGGCTTCTGTTTGAGATGAGCAAGAAGCCCAATGAAGAGAATGTTGAAAAAAAGACTGAGCCTCTTCAGAAAG TTATGACCAAGTGCCAGCTTGAGGCGAGCCGTGTTCCTCCCGTCCACCCGGGCATGTTCTGCCCCAAGTGCGACGAAAATGGCAACTATGAGCCCCTCCAGTGCCACGGCAGCACTGGTTTGTGCTGGTGTGTCTACCCCAATGGCACCGAGGTCCCCCACACCAAGAGCCACGGTCGCCACGCCTGCGGTG GTCCCTTGGATGCTGAAGAGATGTTTTCCTCTGGACTGGGTTTTCCTAAGCAG TAA